A single region of the Opitutus sp. genome encodes:
- a CDS encoding NAD-dependent epimerase/dehydratase family protein produces the protein MDINIHGLLNVLASCKNHGVKKLCFASTAAVYGENPEQPKVETMVPDPRSPYGITKLDGEYYCALYAREGLLETAALRFFNVFGPRQDPRGAYAAAVPIFIQKAVAHEPITIFGDGGQTRDFIYVKDIVGALAFLAERPGVTGVFNAGYGQSMSVAELAHTILVLNCVD, from the coding sequence GTGGATATCAATATCCACGGACTTCTCAATGTCTTGGCCTCGTGCAAGAATCACGGCGTGAAAAAACTCTGCTTTGCGAGCACTGCCGCCGTGTATGGCGAAAACCCGGAGCAGCCCAAAGTGGAAACCATGGTGCCGGACCCGCGCAGCCCCTACGGCATCACCAAACTCGACGGTGAATACTACTGTGCCCTCTATGCACGCGAGGGCCTGCTCGAAACCGCCGCTCTGCGCTTCTTCAACGTCTTCGGCCCGCGTCAGGACCCGCGAGGCGCTTACGCGGCGGCGGTGCCGATTTTTATCCAGAAGGCGGTCGCGCACGAGCCGATCACCATTTTTGGCGACGGCGGGCAGACCCGTGACTTTATCTATGTGAAGGACATCGTCGGCGCCCTCGCCTTTCTTGCAGAACGTCCCGGTGTGACCGGTGTGTTCAACGCCGGCTACGGCCAGTCGATGAGCGTCGCCGAACTGGCCCACACGATTCTAGTGCTTAATTGCGTAGATTAA
- a CDS encoding transposase, with translation MAALVSPCRGTLTNLICLCGRAQQDWTADYRLYSRDRVKPAGLFRTVLHELEVNLPALTPLVAAIDDTLVRKTGVKIDGVGWKRDPLGPAFQTNLVRGQRYVQLSAAWPGSDGHARMIPVDFTHAPTPPKPGKKATTDEVQQYTEKKKQQRLNVVALARIQQLRQALPDTRKLVVAGDGSYTNAVVLKGLPAKTVYIGRIRRDAVLNALPGPPAATGRPPVYGAPVQTPEELRTDDTVAWQSVEAYAAGKKHTFKIKTLGPVLWRKAGATLPLQVMVIAPVGYRLRAGSKLLYRQPAFLVCTDPDMPVGDQLQYYLWRWVIEGNFRDEKTLIGTGQAQLRTAASNRNQPAATVAAYALLLIAALLFGDPAGQTPDPPPHLRPPKWRTHSSGASPATSSTGDLLRTLRSECWADQIAPESFSDFTSTDPPSTNSSKAPPFLAEALFRAA, from the coding sequence ATGGCGGCACTGGTTTCACCGTGCCGGGGGACTCTTACCAACCTGATTTGTCTGTGCGGGCGTGCCCAGCAGGACTGGACGGCCGACTACCGGTTGTATTCGCGTGACCGGGTGAAGCCGGCGGGGCTTTTCCGCACGGTCCTCCATGAGCTTGAGGTAAACCTGCCGGCGCTTACCCCGTTGGTGGCCGCCATCGATGACACCCTGGTACGCAAAACCGGGGTCAAGATCGACGGCGTCGGCTGGAAACGCGATCCGCTCGGCCCCGCGTTCCAAACCAACCTGGTGCGCGGCCAGCGCTATGTGCAACTCTCTGCGGCCTGGCCTGGTTCCGACGGACACGCCCGGATGATTCCGGTGGATTTCACCCACGCGCCGACGCCGCCAAAGCCGGGTAAAAAAGCCACTACCGACGAGGTTCAGCAGTACACGGAGAAGAAAAAACAGCAGCGGCTTAATGTCGTCGCGCTCGCCCGCATCCAGCAGCTTCGCCAGGCGCTGCCAGACACGCGCAAACTGGTGGTCGCCGGCGATGGCAGTTACACCAATGCGGTCGTACTCAAGGGCCTGCCCGCCAAGACCGTTTATATCGGCCGGATCCGCCGGGACGCCGTGCTCAACGCCCTGCCTGGACCACCCGCGGCCACCGGTCGCCCGCCGGTCTATGGCGCGCCGGTCCAGACCCCGGAAGAGCTGCGCACCGACGACACCGTGGCCTGGCAAAGCGTCGAGGCTTATGCGGCCGGAAAAAAGCACACCTTTAAAATCAAGACCCTCGGGCCGGTGCTGTGGCGTAAAGCCGGGGCGACGCTCCCGTTGCAAGTCATGGTGATCGCCCCGGTGGGCTACCGATTGCGCGCAGGCTCGAAGCTGCTCTATCGCCAGCCTGCCTTCTTGGTTTGCACCGACCCGGATATGCCCGTGGGTGACCAACTCCAGTATTACCTCTGGCGTTGGGTCATCGAGGGAAACTTCCGGGATGAGAAAACCCTGATCGGCACCGGCCAGGCACAACTGCGCACCGCCGCCTCCAACCGCAACCAACCCGCCGCCACCGTCGCCGCCTATGCGCTGTTGTTAATCGCCGCCCTGCTCTTCGGCGATCCTGCGGGGCAAACCCCTGATCCGCCGCCGCATCTTCGCCCGCCCAAATGGCGCACGCACTCTTCGGGCGCCTCGCCTGCGACCAGTTCCACGGGGGACCTCTTGCGCACCCTGCGCAGCGAATGCTGGGCCGACCAGATCGCCCCAGAGAGTTTCTCCGACTTCACGTCGACCGACCCTCCCTCCACGAACTCATCAAAAGCGCCACCCTTCTTGGCTGAAGCACTCTTCCGCGCTGCGTAA
- a CDS encoding nucleotidyl transferase AbiEii/AbiGii toxin family protein: protein MRNFARLPVADHTAFFTEAAARRGVRPWLVEKDFWVCWLLREIFALPTLRPHLVFKGGTSLSKVFNIIARFSEDIDLSLSPAFLGIAESTLEDAASRTQRDKNQKQLEARCAEIVRDQIAPLITEALSVQLGNLPARSWKIEAIIDPATHSPVILFHYPVAVPYETYVRPEVKVEFGSLTDQQPTGNHTVRSIVAEEFPHEMVAPDGGVVALEVERTFWEKATILHAEYHRPAEQPMRDRFSRHYSDFAALLTHPTSAAALTRFDVLARVVRHKSRFFASSWAHYDLAIPGSLRLVPPAHRVAEIERDYGRMADMFINTPLPFSRLIDTLGKAEAGVWPLTSWPGEGRRDKWGVGPMGKSVAMNDGVGP, encoded by the coding sequence ATGCGTAACTTTGCCCGCCTCCCCGTAGCCGATCATACCGCGTTTTTCACCGAAGCGGCCGCCCGTCGTGGCGTGCGCCCCTGGCTCGTGGAAAAAGATTTCTGGGTGTGCTGGTTGCTGCGTGAAATTTTCGCTCTGCCCACCCTGCGACCGCACCTGGTCTTTAAAGGAGGCACCTCCCTCTCGAAGGTTTTTAACATCATCGCCCGTTTCTCGGAGGACATCGACCTTTCGCTCAGCCCTGCCTTCCTCGGCATCGCCGAATCCACCTTGGAGGACGCGGCCTCGCGCACACAGCGCGATAAAAATCAAAAGCAACTGGAGGCGCGCTGTGCCGAGATTGTGCGCGACCAAATCGCCCCGCTGATTACCGAAGCGCTCTCGGTGCAACTGGGCAACCTACCTGCTCGCTCATGGAAAATCGAAGCCATCATCGATCCGGCCACCCATTCGCCGGTCATTCTGTTTCATTATCCGGTCGCCGTGCCTTACGAGACCTACGTGCGGCCTGAGGTGAAGGTCGAGTTTGGCTCCCTCACCGATCAACAGCCCACCGGAAACCACACGGTCCGCTCCATCGTGGCGGAGGAATTCCCGCATGAAATGGTCGCCCCCGATGGTGGCGTCGTCGCCTTGGAGGTGGAGCGCACGTTCTGGGAAAAGGCGACCATCCTTCATGCTGAATACCACCGGCCGGCCGAACAGCCGATGCGCGACCGCTTCTCGCGGCACTACTCCGATTTTGCCGCCCTGCTGACGCATCCAACCAGTGCAGCGGCCCTGACTCGCTTTGATGTGCTGGCTCGGGTCGTTCGTCACAAAAGCCGTTTTTTCGCATCGAGCTGGGCGCACTACGACTTGGCGATACCGGGCAGTTTACGCCTCGTTCCGCCAGCCCATCGAGTGGCCGAAATCGAGCGCGATTACGGCCGGATGGCGGACATGTTCATCAACACGCCGCTACCGTTTTCCCGCCTGATCGATACACTCGGCAAAGCCGAGGCTGGAGTTTGGCCTCTGACTAGTTGGCCCGGAGAAGGCCGTAGAGATAAATGGGGCGTCGGGCCCATGGGAAAAAGCGTGGCCATGAACGATGGTGTCGGACCATGA
- a CDS encoding relaxase domain-containing protein, whose protein sequence is MLTIRTCKDHGHALGQYLRQADYYSEDLKIEGMCYGNLCAKVGLTAGTSISDDAFTALSQNAHAVTGEQLSQRMAAERRAGCDAVFSAPKSVSIQAFIGEDSRLIEAHDAAVLATLTEVERHAARQTGQAINKRHVPTGSIAAAVFRHGESRALDPQLHSHSFIFNVTRDALDGSLVALEAGKLFDRARYFTEIYRNELARKLMAMGYSIEKTEHGFELAGIPAELIARFSKRSQDRDAAIGKREFELGRTLTHDEVAILVRETRQRKLKELSPEEVRSHQLGQVSASELTALRRLRESATAPIVAHVPSLKDCLVHAKEHVFERQAVVEDHTLTAEVFRSGYGHHTLADIKNAITHGQNGLLVVDGRVSTAEAIQHEKSLIAAIHIGIGSELPLGRMPTVTQLSQEQSEAVQRLLDCRDQVMALRGKAGTGKTHSLAAIIEGCASAGRETVCFAPSTKAVEILRRDGAQQKTVGHGAAAQALSTTNTVQRLLIDSALQTTIHGKVLVIDEYGLLSTHDLTRLIALSQNHSCRLLLVGDAAQHTSVEASAAARLVERESRITVAEISEMRRQSKNPAYLRAATALASGNLHGGLARLDAMDAIVEIHDAHERRSRMVDEWFETVHTTGPRHTAPKTGLMVAPTWDEILVLNQTARERLRAAKILKGDDHTVRSLWPKDWTRAQNKDVQNYETGHVLIARKGTKYFEKGDELTVLRREGERVIVRAAHGAEFAVSPKQSGLSWSVLDERPLSVAKGDELRLRAVGQAAMPDGKLRRIANGSTVTVAGVDSSGRIHLTDGATLLSREVVHAYALTSHASQGMTVDAVFMTNPISREGLYVASTRGREKIRIYTPDRKALLDASRLKSEDRISATEFSRTLSSPPTSARARIKTTVHELRSFWTNGIAHGRELALACLHYLHPAQPSSSRSLGLKTDAPTQSSAPKQEAK, encoded by the coding sequence ATGCTGACCATCCGAACCTGTAAGGACCACGGTCATGCGCTTGGTCAGTATCTGCGTCAGGCCGACTACTATTCCGAGGACCTAAAAATCGAAGGCATGTGCTACGGAAATCTGTGCGCAAAGGTCGGCCTCACGGCAGGGACCAGCATCTCGGATGATGCCTTCACTGCGCTCTCTCAAAACGCTCATGCGGTCACCGGTGAACAACTGTCACAGCGGATGGCAGCTGAACGCCGGGCTGGCTGTGACGCTGTTTTTTCTGCACCGAAATCGGTTTCAATTCAGGCCTTTATCGGTGAAGACTCCCGACTAATCGAAGCCCATGATGCCGCCGTGCTCGCGACCTTAACAGAAGTCGAACGGCACGCGGCACGCCAAACAGGGCAGGCGATTAACAAGCGCCATGTGCCAACCGGCAGCATCGCCGCCGCCGTTTTCCGCCACGGCGAAAGCCGTGCCCTCGACCCTCAACTTCATTCCCACTCCTTCATCTTCAACGTCACTCGCGACGCACTGGACGGTAGCTTGGTGGCACTTGAAGCCGGGAAGCTTTTCGACCGCGCTCGGTATTTCACCGAAATCTATCGGAATGAGCTGGCCCGGAAATTAATGGCGATGGGCTATTCAATCGAGAAGACCGAGCATGGTTTTGAGCTAGCGGGCATTCCGGCCGAGCTTATCGCCCGCTTCTCCAAACGGTCGCAAGATCGTGATGCCGCCATCGGTAAACGGGAATTCGAACTCGGGCGCACCTTGACCCACGACGAAGTGGCCATTCTCGTCCGAGAAACCCGGCAACGGAAGCTCAAGGAGCTGTCGCCCGAGGAAGTCCGCTCACATCAGCTCGGCCAAGTCAGTGCGTCCGAATTAACGGCCCTGCGTCGCCTGCGTGAGTCCGCCACGGCACCCATTGTCGCGCACGTTCCAAGTTTAAAGGACTGTCTTGTGCACGCCAAGGAACACGTTTTCGAACGGCAAGCGGTGGTCGAAGATCACACGCTCACCGCCGAGGTGTTCCGGTCCGGCTACGGACACCACACGCTGGCCGATATCAAAAACGCGATTACCCACGGTCAAAATGGCCTGCTGGTGGTCGATGGCCGCGTATCTACGGCTGAAGCGATCCAGCACGAAAAATCTCTCATCGCCGCAATTCATATCGGGATTGGAAGCGAACTACCACTAGGCCGCATGCCAACCGTGACCCAGTTGAGTCAGGAGCAAAGCGAAGCCGTGCAACGCCTGCTCGATTGCCGCGATCAAGTCATGGCACTACGCGGGAAGGCCGGCACCGGCAAGACGCACTCCCTGGCTGCGATTATCGAAGGATGCGCGTCTGCCGGTCGCGAAACCGTCTGTTTCGCCCCCAGCACCAAGGCGGTGGAAATCCTCCGACGCGACGGTGCGCAACAGAAGACGGTCGGCCATGGTGCCGCCGCTCAGGCACTATCCACCACCAATACCGTTCAGCGCCTACTCATCGATTCCGCCCTCCAAACGACCATTCACGGAAAGGTCTTGGTCATCGACGAATACGGCCTGCTTTCAACTCATGATCTGACCCGGTTGATCGCCCTTTCACAGAATCACTCGTGCCGACTCCTTCTTGTGGGTGACGCCGCGCAACATACCAGCGTGGAGGCCAGTGCAGCCGCACGCCTGGTCGAACGCGAAAGTCGTATCACGGTCGCCGAAATCAGCGAAATGCGCCGCCAGTCCAAAAACCCAGCCTATCTGCGAGCCGCCACCGCCTTGGCTTCCGGTAATCTTCATGGCGGTCTGGCTCGCCTCGATGCGATGGACGCCATTGTGGAAATACACGACGCCCACGAGCGCCGCTCGCGCATGGTCGATGAATGGTTTGAAACCGTCCACACCACTGGACCACGGCACACCGCACCCAAGACCGGGCTCATGGTCGCACCGACGTGGGATGAAATCCTCGTACTCAATCAAACCGCACGAGAACGCCTCAGAGCGGCCAAGATTTTAAAAGGCGATGATCACACAGTTCGTTCGCTCTGGCCGAAGGATTGGACCCGCGCCCAAAACAAGGACGTCCAAAATTATGAAACGGGGCATGTCCTCATTGCGCGAAAGGGCACTAAGTATTTTGAAAAAGGCGACGAACTCACCGTGCTCCGCCGAGAAGGTGAACGCGTGATCGTGCGCGCCGCTCACGGGGCGGAGTTCGCCGTCTCACCCAAACAAAGCGGACTCAGTTGGTCCGTGCTGGATGAACGCCCCCTGTCCGTCGCCAAAGGTGACGAGCTTCGCCTGCGGGCGGTCGGTCAAGCCGCCATGCCCGACGGGAAGCTCAGGCGCATTGCCAACGGTAGCACCGTCACGGTAGCCGGTGTCGATTCCTCTGGTCGAATTCACCTCACGGATGGAGCAACCCTTCTCAGCCGTGAGGTCGTTCACGCTTACGCCCTCACTTCGCACGCGTCCCAAGGCATGACGGTGGATGCGGTCTTCATGACCAACCCCATCAGCCGCGAAGGTCTCTACGTCGCATCGACGCGCGGACGGGAGAAAATCCGCATCTACACGCCTGATCGCAAGGCGCTGCTGGATGCATCACGCTTGAAAAGCGAAGACCGCATCAGCGCTACCGAATTTTCCCGCACCCTCTCGTCGCCTCCCACTTCCGCCCGTGCACGAATCAAGACCACGGTGCACGAACTCCGGTCCTTCTGGACAAACGGCATCGCGCATGGCCGCGAACTCGCTCTGGCCTGTCTCCATTATCTTCACCCGGCCCAACCATCATCATCGCGGTCCCTCGGCCTCAAAACAGACGCCCCAACCCAATCCTCCGCACCAAAGCAGGAGGCCAAATAA